In Sulfurospirillum tamanense, the genomic stretch TGGCGATGCGGTCGTTTTGTAAAATGCGCGTTGTAAAATCATCGATGAGCCGTTTGTCACCCAAGGTTTTGCCTACACCTTGAAGTTCAAAAAGCATCTTTTGGCGGTTGGTGGATTTGTCTTGATTAAAAGCATGTTTGGCGCGTTCGAGTTCTAGGTAGATTTTGCGCAGTTGGCCAGGATTTTTTTTGGCAGCCTCGCGCATCTCCATGACCCGTTGCTTGCGTCCTTCGTTGCGTTTTAGTCTGGCCTTTACACCCCGACGCAACCACGCTTCTTCACCTTTGAGGTGTTTAAGAAGTACATCGTGCTGTTTTTTCATGGCGTGCAAAAGCAGTTCTTTGGCGGTTAAATAAGCTTCGTATCCACCCTCAAAACTGCGCAATTTGCATTCATCGATCTCCACACTTCGTGTGGCAATGCGCTCGATGAAATAACGGTCGTGAGAGATAAACACAAGCGTGACATTCTCTTTAAGAAGCATCTCTTCCAAAAAAGCCACCATGTACACATCAAGGTGGTTGGTAGGCTCATCAAGGAGTAAAATATCGGGTTTTTTAAGAATGAGCCCTGCTAGTGCCACGCGACGCTGTTCACCGCCACTTAGAAGCGAAACAGGGGTGTGTTCAAAGCTTTTAAGGGCAAATTCTTGCATCACGCGCTCGATTTTATCGTCCAAATTCCACGCATTGTGCAAATCTAAGTAGCTTGCTAACTTGCTTTGGCGCTCCAAAAGAACGGCATCTTGAGGCGAAATAGCAAGGGCTTCGTTGATAGCTTCAAAGGATTTTCTGGCACTATAAAGGCGCTCTAGCTCTTTTTCGATAGCATCACGCACGGTGTCTTTTGGGTCAAATACGGGGACTTGGGCGAGCATTTCAACGCTAAGACCGCTTTGGAGAATCCGCCGCCCTGCGTCAGCTTCGAGAGTGCCGTTGATGATTTTCATGAGGGTAGACTTGCCTCCACCATTTTTTCCGATGATGGCAATGCGTTCGCCTTGGTTGATAAACAGGCTCACCTCTTCAAGGATTTTTTGGGTTTCGTAACTTTTGCTAATCTCTAATAAATCCAGTAAGGCCACGCCGCTTCCTTCGCAATAGGGTTTTGGGAAGTCTAACCAAAATGGGCTGTAGGAGCGATGAAAAAACCACAGATGTGGTAAGATAACGCCCAGAAAACCAAAGGAAACAGTGTGAAAACAACCCTTTCAGCCAAACGCTACAAAAGCCAAGGGCGGTACGAAGCGCAAGAGGCTCAAGAAAACCGCACGCCATTTTTGACCGATTATGACCGGATTATTTTTTCTAACCCTTTTCGCAGGCTTTCTAAAAAAACCCAAGTGCACCCCCTTTCTAAAAACGACCACGTGCACAACCGTCTGACCCATTCGCTAGAGGTGGCAAGCGTGGGACGGACACTGGGGCTTGGAGTAGGGCGATATTTGGAAGCGCAAGAGGGGTTTGGTCACTCTCCTTATGAAGTTGCGGCGATTGTGCAAAGTGCGTGCTTGGCCCACGACATTGGCAATCCGCCCTTTGGGCATGCGGGCGAAGAAATCATCAAAGAGTGGTTTGCCACCCATCAAAATACGCCATTAATGGAAGAAATTAATCCAGAACAAAGGGCGGATTTTTTGTGTTTTGATGGTAATGCACAGAGTTTACGCATTGTCACTCAGCTTGAAAACCACGCCTATGCAGGAGGAATGCGCCTGACGCTTTCAACCCAAGCGGCTATGATTAAATATCCGTGGGAAGCGTGCGATGCGCGCTCAAAAGGAAAGAAATTTAGTTATTTTCAAAGCGAAAAGAGCATTGCTAGGACGATTTTTGAAGAGTTTGATTTGGTGCAAGAGGGTGTTTTTGTACGTCACCCTTTCTCGTACCTTATGGAGGCTGCGGATGATATTTGCTATGCCCTTTTAGACATTAAAGATGCGGTTGAGCTAAACATGCTTGAAGTGGCTAATTTGGAACATATATTTTTGCCTTTGTGCGGAAAAAAGGCTTACGAAGAGACGCTAGGTAGCAGCGCCATGAGTGATTTTCAAAAGGTTTCAAGGTTGTGCGCCTTTGCCATTGGGCGATTGAGCGAACATGCGATTGAGACGTTTGTGGACCATAAGCTTTTTGTGCCAAGAACGGATGTGAAAGACCTCATCTCACTCTTTTCACACAAAGCGCTGCAGGAGGGTTTGGCGGCAGCTAAGGAGCTAGGCCATAATCATATCTTTAATGAGCCACGCAAGATTGAGCTAGAACTTGGGGCGTATCGGACTATTGGGATTTTGTTGGAAGATTTGATAAATGCGGCGTATGCTTTACATGTAAACCAAAAAACCTTCAAAACCGAACGCGCATTGACGCTCATGGGTAACGACGCGCCAAGGACTTCTCAGAGTTTGTATGAAAAATACCAAGCGGTGTTAGATTACATTGTAGGGATGACAGACAACTACGCCACCCGCTTGGCCGGACAGTTAGCAGGGCTTGGTCGCTAGATAAAATTTATTATTTAGGAAGTTTTGATAAAATAACTTCTTTTACATGTAAGGAAAAAAATGCTGAGTATATTAGGAACGTTGTATTTTGTTTATGTGCTGATAAAGCTTTATATCGCTACCCAAGAGATAGGTTTTGTGGCAAAAGCACAACATCAAAACGCGGTGATTCTCTCCCCATCAAGCTTTCTTAAAGCCGCGCGCTACAAGATTGCCTCAGAGCGTTTTGGTATGGTGAGTACACTAGTGGATTATGGGCTGTTTTTGTTTTGGATTGGGTACGGGTTGCGCACCCTTGAGGGCTGGCTTATCACCAATGGTGGCGTGTGGGAGAGCGTGGTGTTTGTGTATGCGTTTATTGGGGTTAATTACCTTGTGGGGCTTCCGCTGGATATTTACAGCACTTTTTTTAAAGACAAAGCCTTTGGGTTTAGCACCATTGATGCCAAAACGTACGCTCTTGATCAGTTAAAGGCTATGGCACTTTTTGTGGTAGCAGGTGGCGCTATTGTAGCGCTTGTGGCATGGATTATCCTCTCTTTTGCTTCGTGGTGGTTGTGGGGATTTGGGGCTATTTTTGCGGTGGTGTTGTTTATTAACATGATTTATCCCACGCTCATTGCGCCCA encodes the following:
- a CDS encoding deoxyguanosinetriphosphate triphosphohydrolase: MKTTLSAKRYKSQGRYEAQEAQENRTPFLTDYDRIIFSNPFRRLSKKTQVHPLSKNDHVHNRLTHSLEVASVGRTLGLGVGRYLEAQEGFGHSPYEVAAIVQSACLAHDIGNPPFGHAGEEIIKEWFATHQNTPLMEEINPEQRADFLCFDGNAQSLRIVTQLENHAYAGGMRLTLSTQAAMIKYPWEACDARSKGKKFSYFQSEKSIARTIFEEFDLVQEGVFVRHPFSYLMEAADDICYALLDIKDAVELNMLEVANLEHIFLPLCGKKAYEETLGSSAMSDFQKVSRLCAFAIGRLSEHAIETFVDHKLFVPRTDVKDLISLFSHKALQEGLAAAKELGHNHIFNEPRKIELELGAYRTIGILLEDLINAAYALHVNQKTFKTERALTLMGNDAPRTSQSLYEKYQAVLDYIVGMTDNYATRLAGQLAGLGR
- a CDS encoding ABC-F family ATP-binding cassette domain-containing protein, encoding MALLDLLEISKSYETQKILEEVSLFINQGERIAIIGKNGGGKSTLMKIINGTLEADAGRRILQSGLSVEMLAQVPVFDPKDTVRDAIEKELERLYSARKSFEAINEALAISPQDAVLLERQSKLASYLDLHNAWNLDDKIERVMQEFALKSFEHTPVSLLSGGEQRRVALAGLILKKPDILLLDEPTNHLDVYMVAFLEEMLLKENVTLVFISHDRYFIERIATRSVEIDECKLRSFEGGYEAYLTAKELLLHAMKKQHDVLLKHLKGEEAWLRRGVKARLKRNEGRKQRVMEMREAAKKNPGQLRKIYLELERAKHAFNQDKSTNRQKMLFELQGVGKTLGDKRLIDDFTTRILQNDRIAIVGKNGAGKSTLLRLFLGTLLPDEGVLKRGEFSVGYFDQQRVMLDDEKNLLETFCLNGGDRVEVRGSNLHVYGYLKQFLFPKEYLDKKIGLLSGGEKNRVALALLFAQPVDCLILDEPTNDLDIPTINVLESFIESFQGAVLVVSHDRYFVDKIAKKLLIFTGNGAIEESYQSYTEFLEFEQDVAEASTPSPASPQATKKQKTGGAKLSYKEQQEHETLPSKIQTLEEEIASIKACLGNPECYQKEGITTLTERLHVKEEALEPLIERFLEIEEKRESLGL